One Triticum dicoccoides isolate Atlit2015 ecotype Zavitan chromosome 4B, WEW_v2.0, whole genome shotgun sequence genomic window carries:
- the LOC119291422 gene encoding heavy metal-associated isoprenylated plant protein 3-like has product MGAGKEAPGGVDGAAEPPPPVVLKMVLHCAGCAKKVRNSIKSMPGVQAVVADAASNRVVVAGTADAAALKARIESRTKKPVEIVSSGAGAGPAKPPAAPAAAEKKSPDKENPDKGGGGADKGDKPGSSKPQPPKEEDAAKKQPPTHTEEKKPTELQETTVLLKIRLHCDGCADRIRRRIYKIKGVKHVELEGNAKDEVKVTGTMDVPAMVAYLTKKLNRAVEAVAPGKKDKGGSDEKKDKGAGDGEKKKDKAAGGDHVVMSQDKGKGIEVTGPSMASAAASVAPAPVQPRTHHVSPYGQVPYPQPQGPPPSYYSPYGGNADGAGYAGAGGYYQQQQHPSANSGGYYQQQHPGGESGGYYQQPREAGGYYQQQHHPSGGYYQQENPNPQAYQPSYPPPYHFDTAPPPQMFSDENPNSCSVM; this is encoded by the exons ATGGGGGCGGGGAAGGAGGCTCCCGGCGGCGTCGACGGcgccgccgagccgccgccgccggtcgTGCTCAAGATGGTCTTGCATTGCGCCGGCTGCGCCAAGAAGGTCCGCAACAGCATCAAGAGCATGCCTG GCGTGCAGGCGGTGGTGGCGGACGCGGCGTCGAACAGGGTCGTCGTGGCGGGGACGGCCGACGCGGCCGCGCTCAAGGCGAGGATCGAGTCCCGCACCAAGAAGCCCGTCGAGATcgtctcctccggcgccggcgccggcccggCCAAGCCCCCAGCAGCCCCCGCCGCGGCCGAGAAGAAGAGCCCCGACAAGGAGAATCCCGACAAGGGGGGCGGCGGAGCCGACAAGGGGGATAAGCCCGGCTCCTCCAAGCCGCAGCCGCCCAAAGAGGAAGACGCGGCGAAGAAGCAACCGCCCACCCACACAGAGGAGAAGAAACCCACGGAGCTCCAG GAGACCACGGTGCTGCTCAAGATCCGCCTCCACTGCGACGGCTGCGCCGACCGCATCAGGCGCCGAATCTACAAAATCAAAG GGGTCAAGCATGTGGAGCTGGAGGGCAATGCCAAGGACGAGGTGAAGGTCACGGGGACCATGGACGTCCCCGCCATGGTGGCGTATCTCACGAAGAAGCTCAACCGCGCCGTCGAGGCCGTCGCGCCCGGCAAGAAGGACAAGGGCGGCAGCGACGAGAAGAAGGACAAGGGCGCCGGCGAcggcgagaagaagaaggacaaagcgGCGGGCGGTGACCACGTCGTCATGAGCCAGGACAAGGGGAAAGGCATCGAGGTGACGGGCCCGTCCATGGCGTCCGCCGCGGCGTCCGTGGCGCCCGCGCCGGTCCAGCCGAGGACGCACCACGTCTCGCCGTACGGCCAAGTCCCGTACCCGCAGCCGCAGGGCCCCCCGCCCAGCTACTACAGCCCCTATGGCGGCAATGCCGACGGCGCGGGGTACGCCGGCGCCGGCGGCTACTACCAACAACAACAGCACCCCAGCGCGAACTCCGGCGGCTACTACCAGCAGCAACACCCGGGCGGCGAATCCGGCGGCTACTACCAGCAACCAAGAGAGGCCGGCGGCTACTACCAGCAGCAACACCACCCCAGCGGCGGCTACTACCAGCAGGAGAACCCCAACCCCCAGGCGTACCAGCCGTCGTACCCGCCGCCCTACCACTTCGACACGGCGCCGCCTCCGCAGATGTTCAGCGACGAGAACCCCAACTCGTGCTCCGTCATGTGA